Proteins encoded within one genomic window of Synergistaceae bacterium:
- a CDS encoding phage portal protein, translating into MRKTRNFPYDLRISLIEGDRLHDPFFKPYGVLIDGGVEFNDDGTPTAYYIANRHPDSELAGQKRLEYTRIPAFGHLSGRRNILHLLPFERIGQHRGVPFLAPVIETLKQLGRYSDAELMAAVIGGIFAIFFEHEPRDENDDQLGGENYANDLGIQEENEALDDWKKNLSTIGMNDMYGMIADLPLRTKPVSVSPARPNTAFEAFVMALVRQIGSALGIPAEVLFLNFESSYSASRGALLEAWKLFNYWRKWWSNNFCQPIYEEWLSEAVLKGRVKAPGFFDDPMIRYAYSWAEWNGPSQGQLDPVKEVNAAILRVENGFSTRQRETAELTGGDWELNHR; encoded by the coding sequence ATGAGGAAGACTCGCAATTTTCCGTACGATTTAAGAATTTCACTCATTGAGGGCGACAGGCTGCACGATCCATTTTTTAAGCCCTATGGAGTACTAATTGACGGAGGAGTCGAATTCAACGATGACGGCACACCTACGGCGTATTATATTGCAAATCGTCATCCTGACAGTGAACTTGCCGGGCAAAAGAGGCTCGAATATACAAGAATTCCGGCATTCGGTCATTTATCAGGACGGAGAAATATTTTGCATTTACTACCATTTGAGCGAATTGGACAGCACAGAGGAGTCCCATTCTTAGCACCTGTGATTGAGACTTTAAAGCAATTAGGTCGATATTCTGACGCTGAACTCATGGCAGCAGTTATCGGGGGGATTTTCGCGATATTTTTCGAGCATGAGCCGCGAGACGAGAACGATGACCAGTTAGGCGGCGAGAATTATGCAAATGATTTAGGAATTCAGGAAGAAAACGAGGCTCTTGACGACTGGAAGAAAAATTTATCCACTATCGGAATGAATGACATGTACGGAATGATCGCGGATTTGCCGTTAAGAACTAAGCCCGTTTCAGTCTCACCTGCACGGCCTAATACAGCATTTGAGGCGTTTGTTATGGCTCTTGTGCGTCAAATAGGGAGCGCGCTGGGAATTCCCGCAGAAGTATTATTCTTAAATTTTGAGAGTTCATATTCAGCGAGTCGCGGTGCATTACTAGAGGCATGGAAATTATTTAATTACTGGCGCAAATGGTGGTCAAATAATTTCTGTCAGCCGATTTATGAAGAGTGGCTATCTGAGGCAGTCCTAAAAGGTAGAGTCAAGGCTCCGGGATTCTTTGATGATCCCATGATTCGTTATGCCTACTCGTGGGCAGAATGGAACGGGCCGAGTCAGGGACAATTAGACCCAGTAAAAGAAGTCAACGCGGCAATTTTACGTGTAGAAAACGGCTTCAGCACAAGACAGCGAGAGACAGCAGAACTCACCGGCGGGGACTGGGAATTAAATCACCGTTAA
- a CDS encoding phage portal protein encodes MSVSGWFSTSKSPAEDITDNLELLRERSRDLYAGGGPLGRGAIDRIVLDSVGPGLTLNCRIGADSLGLTEEQAAEWEEEREFCFWADSKNCDITRYMNFYELQSL; translated from the coding sequence ATAAGCGTTTCGGGCTGGTTCTCGACTTCAAAATCTCCAGCTGAAGACATAACGGACAATCTCGAATTATTGCGGGAACGTTCACGGGACTTATACGCAGGTGGCGGGCCGCTCGGTCGAGGTGCAATAGATAGAATCGTGCTTGATTCAGTCGGGCCGGGACTTACTCTTAATTGCAGGATCGGAGCTGACTCACTGGGACTCACTGAAGAACAGGCCGCAGAATGGGAAGAAGAGCGCGAATTTTGTTTCTGGGCAGATAGTAAAAATTGCGATATTACACGCTATATGAATTTCTACGAGCTTCAATCTTTGTGA